The following are from one region of the Biomphalaria glabrata chromosome 4, xgBioGlab47.1, whole genome shotgun sequence genome:
- the LOC106072343 gene encoding U3 small nucleolar RNA-interacting protein 2-like isoform X3 has product MNPNVNKKKDFPSKVNKALDEEVESESDVDSSNEFTESRDKLYSSEDEEETAQQKKLRLAKEYLSKLEEEEAQKKEEADVLRDAVASRLQHDISEQAGKLTKKVADLCICPKVEDLRIFRGHKLPLTALVISPDDKYVFTASKDCNICKWNLETGLKEKTIKGGRKGTEDEHIGHTDHILCLAISSDGKFLAAGDMNNMIKLWNPQDCSFIHKFKGHRGPVTGVSFRKGTHTLYSCSSDKVVKVWSVDDLAYVETLFGHNSPITGIDSLARDRAITSGGRDKSVHIWKITEDSQLLFHGHDGSIECVALISESNFVTGADDNSVSLWSVLKKKPLTTVKNAHGERNGLGDEHWIASVAALQHTDLVASGSKDGNVRLWKCGAEYRTLSPLFNVPVKGFVNCLKFSNKGDFLVAAVGQEHRMGRWWHLKDAKNGWVVIPLKSNSI; this is encoded by the exons ATG AATccaaatgtaaacaagaagaaagaTTTTCCAAGCAAAGTCAATAAAGCACTTGATGAAGAGGTTGAGAGTGAATCTGATGTGGACAG CAGCAATGAGTTCACTGAGTCCAGAGACAAGTTGTATAGTTCTGAAGATGAGGAAGAAACTGCACAGCAAAAGAAATTACGTTTAGCTAAAGAATATTTATCTAAATTGGAAGAGGAgg AGGcacaaaaaaaagaggaggCTGATGTATTAAGAGATGCTGTTGCAAGTCGACTTCAACATGATATT TCTGAGCAAGCGGGCAAACTCACAAAAAAAGTAGCTGATTTG tgtatatGTCCTAAAGTTGAAGATCTGCGTATATTCAGAGGTCACAAGCTTCCATTAACTGCTCTAGTTATCTCCCCTGATGACAAATATGTTTTTACAGCCAGCAAAGATTGTAATATTTGTAAAT GGAATCTAGAAACAGgcttgaaagaaaaaacaatcaAAGGTGGAAGAAAGGGCACAGAAGATGAGCATATTGGACACACTGACCACATCTTGTGTTTAGCTATTTCCTCTGATGGAAAGTTTTTG GCTGCAGGGGATATGAATAACATGATTAAATTGTGGAACCCACAAGACTGTAGTTTTATTCACAAGTTCAAAGGTCACAGAGGTCCTGTCACA GGTGTGTCCTTCAGAAAAGGCACTCATACTCTGTACAGCTGTTCCTCTGATAAGGTAGTTAAAGTCTGGAGTGTTGATGATCTAGCCTATGTAGAAACACT ATTTGGCCACAATTCACCAATCACTGGCATAGACAGTTTAGCCAGAGACAGGGCTATCACATCTGGAGGGAGAGATAAATCAGTGCATATTTGGAAAATTACTGAAGACTCCCAGCTATTGTTTCATGGTCATGA tgGCTCCATAGAATGTGTTGCATTGATCAGTGAAAGTAATTTTGTTACTGGTGCAGATGACAA CTCTGTAAGTTTGTGGagtgttttaaagaaaaaaccaCTAACAACAGTGAAGAATGCTCACGGGGAGAGAAATGGTCTAGGAGATGAACATTGGATAGCCTCAGTAGCTGCTCTACAACATACGGATTTAGTGGCCTCAG GTTCTAAAGATGGTAATGTTCGTCTTTGGAAATGTGGAGCTGAATATAGGACATTATCACCTTTATTTAATGTACCAGTG AAAGGTTTTGTGAACTGTTTGAAATTTTCCAACAAAGGAGATTTTTTGGTAGCAGCAGTTGGACAAGAGCATCGGATGGGCAGATGGTGGCACCTTAAAGATGCCAAAAATGGATGGGTTGTAATACCCTTGAAAAGTAATTCAATTTAA
- the LOC106072343 gene encoding U3 small nucleolar RNA-interacting protein 2-like isoform X1: MMSFFLKSRKRKSGQKNPNVNKKKDFPSKVNKALDEEVESESDVDSSNEFTESRDKLYSSEDEEETAQQKKLRLAKEYLSKLEEEEAQKKEEADVLRDAVASRLQHDISEQAGKLTKKVADLCICPKVEDLRIFRGHKLPLTALVISPDDKYVFTASKDCNICKWNLETGLKEKTIKGGRKGTEDEHIGHTDHILCLAISSDGKFLAAGDMNNMIKLWNPQDCSFIHKFKGHRGPVTGVSFRKGTHTLYSCSSDKVVKVWSVDDLAYVETLFGHNSPITGIDSLARDRAITSGGRDKSVHIWKITEDSQLLFHGHDGSIECVALISESNFVTGADDNSVSLWSVLKKKPLTTVKNAHGERNGLGDEHWIASVAALQHTDLVASGSKDGNVRLWKCGAEYRTLSPLFNVPVKGFVNCLKFSNKGDFLVAAVGQEHRMGRWWHLKDAKNGWVVIPLKSNSI, translated from the exons ATGATGTCATTTTTTCTAAAATCACGGAAAAGAAAGTCGGGCCAGAAG AATccaaatgtaaacaagaagaaagaTTTTCCAAGCAAAGTCAATAAAGCACTTGATGAAGAGGTTGAGAGTGAATCTGATGTGGACAG CAGCAATGAGTTCACTGAGTCCAGAGACAAGTTGTATAGTTCTGAAGATGAGGAAGAAACTGCACAGCAAAAGAAATTACGTTTAGCTAAAGAATATTTATCTAAATTGGAAGAGGAgg AGGcacaaaaaaaagaggaggCTGATGTATTAAGAGATGCTGTTGCAAGTCGACTTCAACATGATATT TCTGAGCAAGCGGGCAAACTCACAAAAAAAGTAGCTGATTTG tgtatatGTCCTAAAGTTGAAGATCTGCGTATATTCAGAGGTCACAAGCTTCCATTAACTGCTCTAGTTATCTCCCCTGATGACAAATATGTTTTTACAGCCAGCAAAGATTGTAATATTTGTAAAT GGAATCTAGAAACAGgcttgaaagaaaaaacaatcaAAGGTGGAAGAAAGGGCACAGAAGATGAGCATATTGGACACACTGACCACATCTTGTGTTTAGCTATTTCCTCTGATGGAAAGTTTTTG GCTGCAGGGGATATGAATAACATGATTAAATTGTGGAACCCACAAGACTGTAGTTTTATTCACAAGTTCAAAGGTCACAGAGGTCCTGTCACA GGTGTGTCCTTCAGAAAAGGCACTCATACTCTGTACAGCTGTTCCTCTGATAAGGTAGTTAAAGTCTGGAGTGTTGATGATCTAGCCTATGTAGAAACACT ATTTGGCCACAATTCACCAATCACTGGCATAGACAGTTTAGCCAGAGACAGGGCTATCACATCTGGAGGGAGAGATAAATCAGTGCATATTTGGAAAATTACTGAAGACTCCCAGCTATTGTTTCATGGTCATGA tgGCTCCATAGAATGTGTTGCATTGATCAGTGAAAGTAATTTTGTTACTGGTGCAGATGACAA CTCTGTAAGTTTGTGGagtgttttaaagaaaaaaccaCTAACAACAGTGAAGAATGCTCACGGGGAGAGAAATGGTCTAGGAGATGAACATTGGATAGCCTCAGTAGCTGCTCTACAACATACGGATTTAGTGGCCTCAG GTTCTAAAGATGGTAATGTTCGTCTTTGGAAATGTGGAGCTGAATATAGGACATTATCACCTTTATTTAATGTACCAGTG AAAGGTTTTGTGAACTGTTTGAAATTTTCCAACAAAGGAGATTTTTTGGTAGCAGCAGTTGGACAAGAGCATCGGATGGGCAGATGGTGGCACCTTAAAGATGCCAAAAATGGATGGGTTGTAATACCCTTGAAAAGTAATTCAATTTAA
- the LOC106072343 gene encoding U3 small nucleolar RNA-interacting protein 2-like isoform X4, translated as MNPNVNKKKDFPSKVNKALDEEVESESDVDSNEFTESRDKLYSSEDEEETAQQKKLRLAKEYLSKLEEEEAQKKEEADVLRDAVASRLQHDISEQAGKLTKKVADLCICPKVEDLRIFRGHKLPLTALVISPDDKYVFTASKDCNICKWNLETGLKEKTIKGGRKGTEDEHIGHTDHILCLAISSDGKFLAAGDMNNMIKLWNPQDCSFIHKFKGHRGPVTGVSFRKGTHTLYSCSSDKVVKVWSVDDLAYVETLFGHNSPITGIDSLARDRAITSGGRDKSVHIWKITEDSQLLFHGHDGSIECVALISESNFVTGADDNSVSLWSVLKKKPLTTVKNAHGERNGLGDEHWIASVAALQHTDLVASGSKDGNVRLWKCGAEYRTLSPLFNVPVKGFVNCLKFSNKGDFLVAAVGQEHRMGRWWHLKDAKNGWVVIPLKSNSI; from the exons ATG AATccaaatgtaaacaagaagaaagaTTTTCCAAGCAAAGTCAATAAAGCACTTGATGAAGAGGTTGAGAGTGAATCTGATGTGGACAG CAATGAGTTCACTGAGTCCAGAGACAAGTTGTATAGTTCTGAAGATGAGGAAGAAACTGCACAGCAAAAGAAATTACGTTTAGCTAAAGAATATTTATCTAAATTGGAAGAGGAgg AGGcacaaaaaaaagaggaggCTGATGTATTAAGAGATGCTGTTGCAAGTCGACTTCAACATGATATT TCTGAGCAAGCGGGCAAACTCACAAAAAAAGTAGCTGATTTG tgtatatGTCCTAAAGTTGAAGATCTGCGTATATTCAGAGGTCACAAGCTTCCATTAACTGCTCTAGTTATCTCCCCTGATGACAAATATGTTTTTACAGCCAGCAAAGATTGTAATATTTGTAAAT GGAATCTAGAAACAGgcttgaaagaaaaaacaatcaAAGGTGGAAGAAAGGGCACAGAAGATGAGCATATTGGACACACTGACCACATCTTGTGTTTAGCTATTTCCTCTGATGGAAAGTTTTTG GCTGCAGGGGATATGAATAACATGATTAAATTGTGGAACCCACAAGACTGTAGTTTTATTCACAAGTTCAAAGGTCACAGAGGTCCTGTCACA GGTGTGTCCTTCAGAAAAGGCACTCATACTCTGTACAGCTGTTCCTCTGATAAGGTAGTTAAAGTCTGGAGTGTTGATGATCTAGCCTATGTAGAAACACT ATTTGGCCACAATTCACCAATCACTGGCATAGACAGTTTAGCCAGAGACAGGGCTATCACATCTGGAGGGAGAGATAAATCAGTGCATATTTGGAAAATTACTGAAGACTCCCAGCTATTGTTTCATGGTCATGA tgGCTCCATAGAATGTGTTGCATTGATCAGTGAAAGTAATTTTGTTACTGGTGCAGATGACAA CTCTGTAAGTTTGTGGagtgttttaaagaaaaaaccaCTAACAACAGTGAAGAATGCTCACGGGGAGAGAAATGGTCTAGGAGATGAACATTGGATAGCCTCAGTAGCTGCTCTACAACATACGGATTTAGTGGCCTCAG GTTCTAAAGATGGTAATGTTCGTCTTTGGAAATGTGGAGCTGAATATAGGACATTATCACCTTTATTTAATGTACCAGTG AAAGGTTTTGTGAACTGTTTGAAATTTTCCAACAAAGGAGATTTTTTGGTAGCAGCAGTTGGACAAGAGCATCGGATGGGCAGATGGTGGCACCTTAAAGATGCCAAAAATGGATGGGTTGTAATACCCTTGAAAAGTAATTCAATTTAA
- the LOC106072344 gene encoding protein lin-7 homolog C-like isoform X1, producing MSLQQLLDANWTLGPSSGQALLVQSSDDINMLKARKDFNHLVYTTSRRHRYEMTRSLPSVLTSSTDQGIRFDGRKAIVFLRRHSEGHLGVGIQGGQEFNSPVVVSVPGEQGQSRGLRIGDKILNVNGYDFRNITHAEAVMVIQSAWNVLMLVEHQDNSIHKQARSELSLRRPVGQHQELDLFIYPSKNGKLGCGVTRDTKGNLKIVTLDQDSPASRAGLHIDDCLVQIEGIPVSTLSDQQVFALIQNVKRIGIKVNRQSSHHLDQLENKVGKLSISNESPQSLLQFWSSTPRNYTSNCETKEQGMKAHGHSRTCSKSLFNNLS from the exons ATGAGTCTTCAACAACTTCTCGATGCAAACTGGACATTGGGACCAAGCAGTGGTCAAGCCTTGCTAGTCCAGAGTTCTGAtgacataaatatgttaaagGCTCGT AAAGATTTCAACCATCTGGTCTACACGACCTCTCGCCGTCACCGTTATGAAATGACCCGATCTCTTCCAAGTGTATTAACTTCATCAACAGACCAAGGCATCAG ATTTGATGGTCGTAAGGCGATCGTTTTTCTCAGAAGACACAGTGAAGGTCATCTTGGTGTGGGTATCCAGGGAGGTCAAGAGTTTAACTCCCCTGTTGTTGTATCTGTACCAGGAGAACAGGGCCAGTCTCGG GGCTTACGTATTGGGGACAAGATCCTAAACGTCAATGGCTATGACTTCAGAAACATCACTCACGCTGAAGCAGTGATGGTCATCCAGTCTGCATGGAATGTCCTTATGTTGGTGGAGCACCAGGACAACTCTATACATAAACAAGCACGTAGTg AATTAAGTCTAAGACGACCAGTAGGCCAACATCAAGAGCTTGATCTATTTATTTACCCATCAAAGAATGGCAAACTTGGATGTGGTGTCACCAG AGATACTAAAGGTAACTTAAAGATAGTGACATTAGATCAAGACTCCCCAGCAAGCAGGGCAGGTCTACACATTGATGATTGTCTAGTTCAG ATTGAAGGTATTCCAGTGTCTACACTCAGTGACCAACAAGTCTTTGCCTTAATTCAAAATGTCAAGAGAATAGGCATCAAAGTGAACAGACAAAGCA GTCATCATCTTGATCAACTAGAAAA CAAAGTAGGCAAGCTGTCCATATCAAATGAATCACCTCAAAGCCTTCTGCAGTTTTGGTCTTCCACACCGAGAAACTACACAAGCAATTGTGAAACCAAAGAACAGGGCATGAAAGCTCATGGTCATTCAAGAACTTGTTCCAAATCTTTATTCAACAATTTAAGTTGA
- the LOC106072343 gene encoding U3 small nucleolar RNA-interacting protein 2-like isoform X2: MMSFFLKSRKRKSGQKNPNVNKKKDFPSKVNKALDEEVESESDVDSNEFTESRDKLYSSEDEEETAQQKKLRLAKEYLSKLEEEEAQKKEEADVLRDAVASRLQHDISEQAGKLTKKVADLCICPKVEDLRIFRGHKLPLTALVISPDDKYVFTASKDCNICKWNLETGLKEKTIKGGRKGTEDEHIGHTDHILCLAISSDGKFLAAGDMNNMIKLWNPQDCSFIHKFKGHRGPVTGVSFRKGTHTLYSCSSDKVVKVWSVDDLAYVETLFGHNSPITGIDSLARDRAITSGGRDKSVHIWKITEDSQLLFHGHDGSIECVALISESNFVTGADDNSVSLWSVLKKKPLTTVKNAHGERNGLGDEHWIASVAALQHTDLVASGSKDGNVRLWKCGAEYRTLSPLFNVPVKGFVNCLKFSNKGDFLVAAVGQEHRMGRWWHLKDAKNGWVVIPLKSNSI; the protein is encoded by the exons ATGATGTCATTTTTTCTAAAATCACGGAAAAGAAAGTCGGGCCAGAAG AATccaaatgtaaacaagaagaaagaTTTTCCAAGCAAAGTCAATAAAGCACTTGATGAAGAGGTTGAGAGTGAATCTGATGTGGACAG CAATGAGTTCACTGAGTCCAGAGACAAGTTGTATAGTTCTGAAGATGAGGAAGAAACTGCACAGCAAAAGAAATTACGTTTAGCTAAAGAATATTTATCTAAATTGGAAGAGGAgg AGGcacaaaaaaaagaggaggCTGATGTATTAAGAGATGCTGTTGCAAGTCGACTTCAACATGATATT TCTGAGCAAGCGGGCAAACTCACAAAAAAAGTAGCTGATTTG tgtatatGTCCTAAAGTTGAAGATCTGCGTATATTCAGAGGTCACAAGCTTCCATTAACTGCTCTAGTTATCTCCCCTGATGACAAATATGTTTTTACAGCCAGCAAAGATTGTAATATTTGTAAAT GGAATCTAGAAACAGgcttgaaagaaaaaacaatcaAAGGTGGAAGAAAGGGCACAGAAGATGAGCATATTGGACACACTGACCACATCTTGTGTTTAGCTATTTCCTCTGATGGAAAGTTTTTG GCTGCAGGGGATATGAATAACATGATTAAATTGTGGAACCCACAAGACTGTAGTTTTATTCACAAGTTCAAAGGTCACAGAGGTCCTGTCACA GGTGTGTCCTTCAGAAAAGGCACTCATACTCTGTACAGCTGTTCCTCTGATAAGGTAGTTAAAGTCTGGAGTGTTGATGATCTAGCCTATGTAGAAACACT ATTTGGCCACAATTCACCAATCACTGGCATAGACAGTTTAGCCAGAGACAGGGCTATCACATCTGGAGGGAGAGATAAATCAGTGCATATTTGGAAAATTACTGAAGACTCCCAGCTATTGTTTCATGGTCATGA tgGCTCCATAGAATGTGTTGCATTGATCAGTGAAAGTAATTTTGTTACTGGTGCAGATGACAA CTCTGTAAGTTTGTGGagtgttttaaagaaaaaaccaCTAACAACAGTGAAGAATGCTCACGGGGAGAGAAATGGTCTAGGAGATGAACATTGGATAGCCTCAGTAGCTGCTCTACAACATACGGATTTAGTGGCCTCAG GTTCTAAAGATGGTAATGTTCGTCTTTGGAAATGTGGAGCTGAATATAGGACATTATCACCTTTATTTAATGTACCAGTG AAAGGTTTTGTGAACTGTTTGAAATTTTCCAACAAAGGAGATTTTTTGGTAGCAGCAGTTGGACAAGAGCATCGGATGGGCAGATGGTGGCACCTTAAAGATGCCAAAAATGGATGGGTTGTAATACCCTTGAAAAGTAATTCAATTTAA
- the LOC106072344 gene encoding protein lin-7 homolog C-like isoform X2 → MSLQQLLDANWTLGPSSGQALLVQSSDDINMLKARKDFNHLVYTTSRRHRYEMTRSLPSVLTSSTDQGIRFDGRKAIVFLRRHSEGHLGVGIQGGQEFNSPVVVSVPGEQGQSRGLRIGDKILNVNGYDFRNITHAEAVMVIQSAWNVLMLVEHQDNSIHKQARSELSLRRPVGQHQELDLFIYPSKNGKLGCGVTRDTKGNLKIVTLDQDSPASRAGLHIDDCLVQIEGIPVSTLSDQQVFALIQNVKRIGIKVNRQSSHHLDQLEKYCSKVSCSPNDASINFVAHQFKGC, encoded by the exons ATGAGTCTTCAACAACTTCTCGATGCAAACTGGACATTGGGACCAAGCAGTGGTCAAGCCTTGCTAGTCCAGAGTTCTGAtgacataaatatgttaaagGCTCGT AAAGATTTCAACCATCTGGTCTACACGACCTCTCGCCGTCACCGTTATGAAATGACCCGATCTCTTCCAAGTGTATTAACTTCATCAACAGACCAAGGCATCAG ATTTGATGGTCGTAAGGCGATCGTTTTTCTCAGAAGACACAGTGAAGGTCATCTTGGTGTGGGTATCCAGGGAGGTCAAGAGTTTAACTCCCCTGTTGTTGTATCTGTACCAGGAGAACAGGGCCAGTCTCGG GGCTTACGTATTGGGGACAAGATCCTAAACGTCAATGGCTATGACTTCAGAAACATCACTCACGCTGAAGCAGTGATGGTCATCCAGTCTGCATGGAATGTCCTTATGTTGGTGGAGCACCAGGACAACTCTATACATAAACAAGCACGTAGTg AATTAAGTCTAAGACGACCAGTAGGCCAACATCAAGAGCTTGATCTATTTATTTACCCATCAAAGAATGGCAAACTTGGATGTGGTGTCACCAG AGATACTAAAGGTAACTTAAAGATAGTGACATTAGATCAAGACTCCCCAGCAAGCAGGGCAGGTCTACACATTGATGATTGTCTAGTTCAG ATTGAAGGTATTCCAGTGTCTACACTCAGTGACCAACAAGTCTTTGCCTTAATTCAAAATGTCAAGAGAATAGGCATCAAAGTGAACAGACAAAGCA GTCATCATCTTGATCAACTAGAAAA ATATTGTAGCAAAGTGTCTTGCAGCCCAAATGATGCTTCTATTAATTTTGTGGCCCACCAGTTTAAAGGTTGTTGA
- the LOC106075194 gene encoding transmembrane protein 209-like has product MSSYYQSDVVEYSWRKLHMTRAARQALLSCLKTAFIFVLLFTDMSYSVFSGMFSMVHPVFWFVELSIAILLLFQLISNGLLLVRYFWLYFFGSAVVVTEEQRKLMAIPQTDKNFFTPPKKKDGNLSSISPLSFNQSSSYNFGDNSPHRLNSSYTSPSPNRYHTPLQHSTSMVMSPYSSLMNSSSLHTSYNTSMDMSLNMSGNSVNSGLYDVDRSSSRSRRSASVPVNTKSSKYSRITDVSELRKYIHEEEEKERNRSQVSLENVSSGNTSFWNYGSSPLDFSYILRRFAYQLSPRSSAAPTQSSSNDQSTSHGVGEVWKTYGVTEDDLYIWIEKLRKWISFTIVTRLNTEIDEINATLQKIGCEDSLIGEVGVATLKQLALTKGTYVPTLNSVVSYLDFTPNQEYLRTRIRDLSTGSMSAYTWDRGGNYGKPWNEHLTTDAALVMHLFCCYMDSRLPAQPRYPDGKSFTAQHFVKTPDKPSLDRKDNLQIYQSCINPPHFQVVIGSQIYNLSKGRNNMFQAILLFLYHIKVKESGMLGRVNLGMSGLNMLWIFD; this is encoded by the exons ATGTCATCTTACTACCAAAGTGATGTTGTGGAATATTCATGGAGAAAACTACATATGACTCGTGCTGCAAGACAGGCCCTGCTGTCATGTCTGAAAACAGCTTTTATCTTTGTACTTCTGTTCACAGATAT GTCATATTCAGTTTTTTCTGGAATGTTTTCAATGGTTCATCCTGTCTTCTGGTTTGTTG AGCTTTCCATTGCCATACTGCTATTGTTCCAGTTGATTAGCAATGGGCTGTTACTTGTGCGATATTTTTGGTTGTATTTCTTTGGCTCTGCAGTAGTAGTCACTGAAGAACAAAGAAAGCTAATGGCTATTCCACAGACTG acaaaaatttttttactcctcctaaaaaaaaagatggcaaCCTCTCATCTATCTCTCCTCTGAGTTTTAATCAGTCTTCAAGTTACAACTTTGGGGATAATTCACCTCATCGGTTGAATAGCAGCTATACATCTCCTTCTCCTAACAGGTATCACACGCCCTTGCAACATTCTACATCCATGGTGATGTCACCGTATAGCTCCCTGATGAACTCATCCTCCCTCCACACCAGTTATAACACTTCAATGGATATG agtCTCAACATGTCAGGAAACTCAGTGAATTCTGGTTTATATGATGTAGATAGAAGTAGCTCAAGATCTAGGAGATCTGCATCAGTTCCAGTTAACACTAAAT CATCAAAGTATAGTAGAATAACTGATGTGAGTGAATTGCGCAAGTACATACATGAAGAAGAGGAAAAAGAACGCAATAGATCACAGG tatctcTGGAAAATGTTAGTTCAGGTAATACTTCATTCTGGAACTATGGTTCAAGCCCACTAGACTTCTCATACATACTGCGACGATTTGCTTACCAGCTCTCACCTAGGTCATCTGCAGCACCAACTCAGAGCTCTTCCAATGATCAAAGCACCAGCCATGGTGTTggagag GTGTGGAAAACCTATGGTGTTACAGAAGATGATCTTTATATTTGGATAGAGAAACTAAGAAAG tgGATCAGCTTTACAATTGTAACTCGATTGAATACAGAAATAGATGAAATCAATGCAACATTGCAAAAAATAGGATGTGAAGACTCTCTTATTGGAG AGGTAGGAGTAGCAACACTTAAACAATTAGCTTTGACTAAAGGAACTTATGTTCCCACTCTGAATTCAGTCGTTTCTTACCTGGACTTTACACCCAATCAAGAGTACCTCAGAACTAGAATCAGAG ATCTTAGCACTGGTAGCATGAGTGCCTACACCTGGGACAGAGGGGGCAACTATGGCAAACCTTGGAATGAGCACCTAACTACTGATGCTGCT TTAGTCATGCACCTGTTCTGCTGCTACATGGACTCTCGATTGCCTGCACAGCCCAGATATCCAGACGGAAAATCATTCACTGCACAACATTTTGTTAAGACACCGGATAAGCCCA GTTTAGACCGCAAAGACAATCTTCAGATCTATCAAAGCTGCATCAATCCTCCACACTTTCAAGTTGTCATTGGATCTCAGATTTACAATTTGTCTAAG GGAAGGAACAATATGTTTCAAGCTATTCTGCTCTTTTTGTACCACATTAAAGTCAAAGAAAGTGGAATGCTTGG cCGTGTCAACCTGGGAATGTCTGGACTCAACATGTTGTGGATTTTTGATTGA